A region of Mesorhizobium sp. M3A.F.Ca.ET.080.04.2.1 DNA encodes the following proteins:
- a CDS encoding substrate-binding domain-containing protein has protein sequence MKTTLRGSRVLRTALLAGAAGLCIAGGAQAADPMVKACAKDGQFVIGFSQANNAEPYRQHVNDELTAAAKEVPGFTLQIADGAGNVNTQTSQVDNFITQKVDLLLISPFEAAPLTPAVKRAMDAGIPVIELDRKTVGEPGKDYTAFIGGDNFKIAEEAGKFTATKLLPDGGEAAVLEGLPSSTPAVERLNGFKEGVKANAKIQIVAEQAADWVPDKAQTAFAAMLQAHPDIKVLYASNDMMAAGALLAAKGAGKDVKIIGTDGLPGPAGGIEAVAKGDWAATFTYPTGAKEAIEMSKKILLDCATSVEPTVTVDTTAITAENAKQLMGK, from the coding sequence ATGAAAACCACACTGAGAGGATCGCGCGTCCTGCGGACTGCACTTCTGGCGGGCGCGGCCGGCCTGTGCATCGCAGGCGGCGCCCAGGCCGCCGACCCGATGGTCAAGGCCTGTGCCAAGGACGGCCAGTTCGTCATCGGCTTTTCGCAAGCCAACAACGCCGAGCCCTATCGCCAGCACGTCAATGACGAGCTGACGGCGGCCGCTAAGGAAGTGCCGGGCTTCACGCTGCAGATCGCCGACGGCGCCGGCAACGTCAACACGCAGACTTCGCAGGTCGACAACTTCATCACCCAGAAGGTCGATCTTCTGCTGATCTCGCCCTTCGAGGCCGCCCCGCTGACGCCGGCCGTGAAGCGCGCCATGGACGCCGGCATTCCGGTGATCGAACTCGACCGCAAGACGGTGGGCGAACCCGGCAAGGACTACACGGCCTTCATCGGCGGCGACAACTTCAAGATCGCCGAGGAAGCCGGCAAGTTCACGGCCACGAAGCTGCTGCCCGATGGCGGCGAGGCGGCGGTGCTCGAAGGCCTGCCGAGCTCGACGCCGGCGGTGGAGCGCTTGAACGGCTTCAAGGAAGGCGTGAAGGCCAACGCCAAGATCCAGATAGTTGCCGAGCAGGCCGCCGACTGGGTTCCGGATAAAGCCCAGACCGCCTTTGCTGCCATGCTGCAGGCGCATCCCGACATCAAGGTGCTCTATGCGTCGAACGACATGATGGCGGCGGGCGCGCTGCTGGCCGCCAAGGGCGCCGGCAAGGACGTCAAGATCATCGGCACCGACGGCCTGCCCGGCCCGGCCGGCGGCATCGAGGCGGTGGCCAAGGGCGACTGGGCGGCGACCTTCACCTATCCGACCGGAGCCAAGGAAGCGATCGAGATGTCGAAGAAGATCCTGCTCGACTGCGCGACCTCGGTGGAACCGACCGTGACGGTGGACACCACCGCGATCACGGCGGAAAACGCCAAGCAGTTGATGGGGAAGTAG
- a CDS encoding alpha/beta hydrolase, with protein MSKQYTVYFATNRNPIVGSAGKITGFGPYLSQAQGMDLRYGQIQVAVSGAPKQGKIVPGSLRVYDEKMLVGLGQQPKRGSDELFSALRPSLASAKTIVLFVHGFFNTFSDSMERAATILAFYGIDADILAFGWPSQGTLLGYQLDRGMARQSGPAFARVVRRLMAEVAEMTKAAPNASPPVIHLLCHSMGNYVLRFGVQALLAQPRDVDAGDPLPSAPATHLPTVFRQIILAAADEDSDAFDRQDKLRALPDLGRRVTVYYTHEDWVLTVLSGTFQFNGPRLGATGPDNMATISDKVVAVDVSNVVPAELNATSHQYYRIYGPVRDDAVAVLSGQASDKIPGRVATAVPRRYVIVPKRTAAPSRKRSTPALVDA; from the coding sequence TTGTCCAAGCAATACACCGTTTATTTTGCCACGAACCGCAATCCCATTGTCGGCAGTGCGGGCAAGATTACAGGCTTCGGGCCATATCTCAGTCAGGCGCAGGGCATGGACCTGAGATATGGCCAGATCCAGGTTGCCGTTTCCGGAGCCCCGAAACAGGGGAAGATCGTTCCGGGATCATTGCGCGTCTATGACGAAAAGATGCTTGTCGGCCTTGGGCAGCAACCCAAGCGAGGCAGCGACGAGCTGTTTTCGGCGCTCCGTCCTTCGCTTGCCTCGGCCAAGACCATCGTCTTGTTCGTCCATGGCTTCTTCAACACCTTCAGCGACAGCATGGAACGCGCCGCCACCATCCTCGCATTCTATGGGATCGACGCGGACATTCTCGCCTTTGGCTGGCCTTCGCAGGGCACGCTGTTGGGATACCAGCTCGACAGGGGTATGGCTCGACAGAGCGGTCCGGCCTTCGCGCGGGTCGTCCGCAGATTGATGGCTGAAGTGGCTGAAATGACCAAAGCAGCGCCCAACGCGTCACCGCCTGTCATCCACCTGCTTTGCCATAGCATGGGCAACTACGTTCTGCGCTTCGGTGTCCAGGCGCTTTTGGCGCAGCCGCGCGACGTCGACGCCGGCGACCCACTGCCATCCGCGCCGGCCACCCATCTTCCGACCGTGTTTCGCCAGATCATTCTCGCCGCGGCCGACGAGGATTCCGATGCATTTGACAGGCAGGACAAGTTGAGGGCCCTGCCGGACCTCGGGCGCAGAGTAACCGTCTACTATACGCATGAGGACTGGGTCCTTACCGTGCTTAGCGGCACGTTCCAGTTCAACGGTCCGCGCCTCGGCGCAACCGGTCCCGATAATATGGCGACCATCAGCGACAAGGTCGTGGCGGTGGACGTGAGCAACGTAGTTCCGGCCGAGCTGAACGCGACCAGCCATCAATATTACCGGATCTATGGACCAGTGCGCGACGACGCCGTGGCGGTTCTTTCAGGGCAGGCATCGGACAAGATCCCTGGCCGGGTGGCGACAGCAGTACCGCGCCGCTACGTCATCGTGCCCAAGAGGACGGCCGCTCCGTCTCGCAAGCGTTCGACGCCAGCTTTGGTCGATGCCTAG